The Engystomops pustulosus chromosome 2, aEngPut4.maternal, whole genome shotgun sequence genomic interval ccaatctgtctgatttgctcacgaaggtgcgccgcatctgtgcgcatttcaggaagtccagcacagatgctgccactctcagggcagcgcagcgccgcctccaactgcccgctcaccgactgttgtgcgacgtgcccacgaggtggaattcaacactgaccatgttatccagagtttaccagcagcgccgagcgattgtagactgccagatgtcaacttccaccagaactggtagtcaggtcagtcagcttcctcaagtctacaatgaggagtggacgtggatgtctgatatctgtcaggtgctgagtaactttgaggagtcaacacagatggtcagtggcgatgccgccatcatcagcctcaccatcccgctgcttggcctgttgaaaaactctctggtcagcatgaagtcggaagctttgcgctcctcacaagagacaggggaagaagattcccttgttgatagccaaagcacccttaggtctgtttctcagcgcatatcggaggaggtggaggtggaggtggaggaggatgaggaggaagaggaggagaatgttggcgagacacaagaggggaccattgttgagtcctacactgttgagcgtgtatgggcagaagaagaggagttggaggagttggaggaggaggaaatggacagtcaggccagtgaggggagtgaattcttacgcgttggtactctggcgcatatggcagatttcatgctaggctgcctatcccgtgaccctcgcgttcaaagaatttattccagcaccgattactgggtgttcactctcctggacccacggtacaagcaaaatctttccactctcatccctggagaggaaaggagtgtgagaatgcatgaataccagcaggccctggtgcacaagctgaaacagtatttcccttctgacagcgctagcggcagagtgcgtagttctgcgggacaagtagcgagggagagtaggcgagcaggcagcttgtccagcactggcaagggtacgctttacaaggcttttgccagctttatgtcaccccagcaagacactgtcacctgtccccagtctcggcagagtagggctgatctttacagaaagatggtgagggagtacgtagctgaccataccatcgtcctaaatgatcacacagctccctacaactactgggtttcaaagctggacatgtggcacgaactggcgctctacgccttggaggttcttgcctgccctgccgctagcgtcttgtcagagcgggttttcagtgcagctggtggcatcatcaccgataagcgtacacgcctgtcgactgacagcgctgacaggctgacgcttatcaagatgaataaagcctggatttctcctaatttccaatctccaccaggtgaaggaagctcaacctgaataatttatccactcctcctcctcctcattttcctccttctcctcctctttgtacactaaagcagaggaaactggctgttttttgacagggcccactggctctaggtatagtactttatgcatttaatttttctggagggccaccgacacggtcctctgttttaaacaatttttgggagtgccacatacaggcactcaatctattccatttttctggagggccacctacctgctcctctggtttgaaaaattttttggactgccacatacaggcactcaatctattccatttttctggagggccacctacctgctcctctggtttgaaaaattttttggactgccacatacaggcactatccaaattgaattgtctccatagcagcctccacacgttgtctccattgctacctccaaaagtcgtccatatagctgcctccatacatcgtccctttatcaaacgaggtttgtcaggccgaaatttgggttgttttcatggattccacatcaaagttgttaactttgtcgccaccctgctgtgttatccacaaaatacactggcaaacttttaccatttacggatattatttcagcgcttcttgcgcatctgtttacattcccctcacccgccatatcctaaacttataagaacgctactacacttgatcttatacaaaaggttcttagaagtgctgtttggggagtagcctagagacaggggcttggattggcgaaagctctcctagcagcggagcgccagctccatgcgcatcatgcgcttcttgcgcatctgtttacattcccctcacccgccatatcctaaacttataagaacgctactacacttgatcttatacaaaaggttcttagaagtgctgtttggggagtagcctagagacaggggcttggattggcgaaagctcgcctagcagcggagcgccagctccatgcgcatcatgcgcttcttgcgcatctgtttacattcccctcacccgccatatcctaaacttataagaacgctactacacttgatcttatacaaaaggttcttagaagtgctgtttggggagtagcctagagacaggggcttggattggcgaaagctcgcctagcagcggagcgccagctccatgtttacattcccctcacccgccatatcccaaacttataagaacgctactacacttaacttggtgcaggctgggaccgagtctgaccctggggctggtcatatactgccgacgcagaggattgcggggcctacctcggtccaggtctcaaaggcctactatacctccaaatcctcccacccctcctccacctcctcctcctccgaattaccatccgtgggcatggcgccatcagtcggtagctctaggcacagcagcagtgccgttgctaagcgacagcaggcggtgctcaaactgctgagcctaggtgataaaaggcacaccgcccaagagctattgcagggcattccacatcaaacttgttaactttgtcgccaccctgctgtgtaagccacaaaatatactggaaaacttttttcatttacggatattatttcagcgcttcttgcgcagatgtttacattcccctcacccgccatatcccaaacttataagaacgctactacacttgatcttatccgaaaggttcttagaagtgcgtttggggagtagcctagagacaggggcttggattggcgagagctcgcctggcagcggagcgccagctccatgccaagaaccaactaacatagttttaactgcagcacctttaatctactactagttcactgcctccatacatcgtccccttatcaaacgagctgtgtcaggcataattttggattgttttcatggcttccatgttaactttgtcgccaccctgctgtgtaatccacaaaatatactggcaaacttttatcatgtaccaatattatttgagcgcttcttgctcaccttctttggttcctctctgctacccattggtttgaagcctgagtccatttagggtatgtcgccatgccactctctagcctgccgctgctgccgctgcctctgcatgccgtcccctatagtgtcagggtcaattattggatgttttagatgctatctagcttcattctgtcactctgtcatggccatgctgttgcccataattttggcataatggtgcgattaagcagcctcagaggcatccatgcatgctgcccctgctgtttcctgtccatttccgtggtgtttccatccttttctgaggttcccaggtgtttggccaagcttccctgtgcagagccttggtccccttgaaaaatgctcgagtctcccattgacttcaatggggctcgttactcgaaacgagcactcgagcatcgggaaaagttcgtctcgaataacgagtacccgagcattttagtgctcgctcatctctagtcggtacgattaaggggataccaaatttataaaagttttataatgttttcatacatttccaaaaatgaaaacctttgataatattttcaatgatatcatttttaggactgtacaaccttttggtcactttttatagatttttttatatttttcaaaatggcaaaaaagtgccattttcgactttgggcgctattttccgttacggggttaaacgcattgaaaaaccgttatcatattttgatagatcgggcattttcggacgcgtcgatacctgatgtgtttatgatttttactgtttatttatttatatgtcagttctagggaaaggggggtgatttgaaattttaggtttttttattatcatttttttttaaaactttttttaatttttatttatactatttttcagactccctagggtactttaaccctaggttgtctgatcgatcctatcatatactgccatactacagtatggcagtatatggggattttcctcattcattacaatgtgctatcagcacattgtaataaaggggttaaaatgaaatagcctcgggtcttcggaagcgggagcggcgatcccaggtaagatggcgacgcccatgcgccgctatctttttgaggctgccggcagctttaccagcagccatcgctgtggaaacacctgcgatcggtgctagcaccgaccgcgggtgttaccggtaatcctttgctgcaatatacagcagagacttaccggctatggagagggctcttatGGAGAGGGCGTCTTATACGCCGAAATATACGGTATTTATTCtacactatagaaacttcacccctcaatgtatgtaaaacaacttctattgagtctattaaccctttaagtttttcacaggggttaaaagaaaatggacctgctatttagaaacttttgactttattttggaaaatacttttggaaaaactgacagtttcataataaattaaaggatgaaacgctctgcaacatttgatgcccaatttctcccaagtgtagagatgcctcatatgtggtggtgactgctgtacggacgcacggccgagcataggatcaaagcagcgccattcacagcagatttgtattgtcacattgtacagcctatacattttaattttttttggtaatgcgaacatatgaggcttatctatacattgtatctcaccacgcaaataataattatttttaggggtttaaagcttattcatgagattttattaactatttcaagggggacacaaacaaaattatccatttttattttttttctcccgcttgctgtaacataaaaataatattttatctttattctctggttcacttcgATTGCAGTGACACCTCAttcatatagtttttcttatctttgttcaattttactgagcaaaaccaatattggagaaaatcgacATCtattcagggccataacttctgtatttttctattgacaggtctagttgagggcttattttttgcaacaagagttgttctttttagtcgtATCATATAAggatcactttttaaaacattttttgtgagggtttttgattaaaaattgtatattacgggaagtttttcgtgtttttttttttttttttttttatgtcgttCACCAAGTGGGTgcaatattgttttagatttattgttaAAATGTATACGGACGcgctgataccaaatatgtacttatcTTGGCtggaacaagcgttcatccgatcaTGATACACATATATTGCAGTGTACAATgtaatgctgcgcatgctcagttacttacagccgggtcctgccgggAGGCAGAACTTGGTGCAGAGAGGAGCCAGTGCCTAATGGCACTTGTCGGaccccggggctgcggcaggagggattggatcccctggtaagcacacAGGGGGGGTGCAATCCacggtggggacacttacacACCGTGGTCATGCTAGACCATGTTGTGTAAGGGCTTAaacaaacacacagacagacaacGGCACTTTCGGTACCCAATGTCCCAAAATCATCTTCGGAAGCGCAGCCGTAGAATGGTGTCAGATCAGAAGAAGTTCCCTTAATGACCACCACAGAATCCCGATAAGGCAGTCATTAATAGGGACCCATTCAGAGGCCACAAGAGCTGTAAATCCCATCACTACTAAATAATAGATGTCACTACTGTGTGATGTAGCATCATCAAGAGTGGagcaatttcaatttttttttcctcaggTAACACAAAGCCAAACCATGGGGCCATCACAATCCATAACATAACCCCTTGTCTGTATGTCAGAGGACAGCACAAGCCCCATCAAGCCAAAACCACATGACATTTCAATGACAACGACGACTACTGACAAGGAAAAAAAGTGAGGAGAGGGAAAAGGGGGCTTGAAAATGGGGGTGCATTGCTCAAAGGCCCAAAGCTTTATTGAGAAAGAGACAGACACCAAAGGGAAATAAGGGAGAGGAGAGGATTATGGGTATATTCTTCCTAGTTACTTGAATCTACATAATATATGGAAATGAAGCAATGACCCATAATTCCCAAATATGCTCAAAAGAGTCCAAGACTGAACTAGAAAGTCAAGTTCAAGACTCGCTGTGAGGCAGATGTTGAGCTCCTCCGGGCTCCCTGCAGCAGGTGAGAGGCAGATATTAAATCAGATTTCTGTCTGACCTGTAGTAAATGTATTACTTGCGGGCATGAATATTCTCTTTTGCAGACGTCGTCGTCGTCGGCGGCAAAGGTTAAAAGAGAAAGTGATGCATTACTCTATGATGTGTATAGTGAGGGAGAGAATCAGTCCATTTCCCCTTTTgtatgtatgaaaaaaataatgatGGTACAATCCATAAAATCTCCTGTGCAGACAAGTCTGATTGTCCCATCCAGGGAAGAGCCTCCCCGTCCTGTCCTGCCCTGTCCATGGGCAACCTAGCCGCCTAGATTGTGAGACATCTCTCTGCTTATGCAGTGTTATTTCCAGAGCGTCCGTGAGCCAAGTGTACTTCCCCAACGTGGTGTGGAAACCCCATGGTGGGCGGTGGTTATTTTAATCGGTTATTATAAATGTTGTTGCTGACACTTGTGATTTGTGGCTTTGTGCTGTGTTGACTGTCTACGTAGGCCACGGTGGGcacaagttgttccaggttagatcaaatcaaaagacaaggaggTGCTGTGCCcgtccgtctggagaaatcaaagtttaatcaccagaggccaataggccttttttttttttttaacaatgagaactgtcaatctgtggaatagcctgcctcaggcgctggtcacagcagagagcttcaagaagggccctGCTGCCTTCTTACACCTGCATAAaattgacagttatgttatataaaatggtttcccctaaatcccttcctcatccaatcccttcccttccttcgtTGAACTTGAGGGATGTGCAACAcctctgccaatacataggcaggctggtagttgcgaagaaCGCCCTCtctaggtcaggagctgttacggGGAGTCGCggaccctctatgaaggttctagaacctagACATtacgtaatagcagctgtagatcctgcctgaacaggcgaTGGTTAAGTGGATGCACGTTATTGACCAATTGTTggttgtattgtaaactggaatgtgattggagaggtgctacccccTGACCAGCAGAATAAACCCCCTGGGCAGGGAAAAGCAAAGAGTCTTGTCTTTGAGCACATGCTCTTGGAACCCAGTGCTCCCTAGAGAGCAGATCCTCCTAAGAACACCAGCATGCAGAGTgaagggagggagagggagggagagagagagagagagagacagacagtgtcagtacTGACACTTATCTTAATCCCAGACCAGAGTCGGGAgattcagagctgcagcttccacagtttggacacagctccatcccagcctgcctctactaccaggctggtgcactattcctgatgacccctctccatgagcactccagtaatccaaatctgctgtgagactccttaggcccgttgcctgctgttgttcaataaagaaccgtgagttattttgcacaaccaacgttgcctctgtctgatccctggatacggctgttacctccacaggcttccccaaccattacccagggacatatcttacagacactcaggggttgccccagggagaaccagtacatcaaccTCTCGCTCCATATTtcgtgcacacaccacctgctggagacctgtagGACACCCcccccggtccccataccaagcaccgtgacactagcgtgcctaggccgcaaccgccagccacttcgctattctgggccccggctgcctccaggccttaagaaaaggctaggccccggtgggggatgttgcagatgtgtgTCGATTCCAACCGCATTAAATCGGTAACTCTGtgactcaggcgctggtcacagcagggacagcagaggagcttctgatataaacatatatacataaacatactgatataaacataaataaacagtaaaaatcataaacacattaggtgaaaacacctgatctatcaaaaataaagtcccccccccccaccgtgtTTAACCCCGTCACGGCAAAAAAAAAAGCGCCCAGTCGAAaaggccacttttttgccattttgaaatatataaaaaattcaagtgatcaaaatggtagcaatgaaaacgttggctcatttcgcaaaaaaaaaaaaaagacacctcccccagctccgtacaccaaagtatgaaaaagctattaacgccagaagatggcaaaatcccttcACCAAATTTTtggacaagaggttttaatttttgtaaataaatgtatgaacacattatgaaacctatacaaatttggtctccccgtgatcatactgacccaaagaataaaaaagacctgtcatttggggcgctcagtgaaagccgtaaaaacaaaaaaaaaaaaacacaagaaaacggcgcaaatacgtttttttcaccattttcactgcatttggaatttttttccctcttcccagtacacggcatggaatattatatgccCTCACTATGAAGTCACATTTCTTACCcagaaaaaaagccctcaacaaagctctttacgtgtaaaaataaaaaagttatagatttttgaagatggggagtaaaaaatggaaaaaaaaaaaaaaaagtgccaggtCTTTCAGgggataaatacctgtgcaagcctttttaagccatgaagaacatgaacagtctgactaaagtgcgtcgtaaagcccttagtaaatgagccccattgtatttgaAAAGATCGGAcaatttgggacacggcgatacccgtGTGATTTGGTGattggggtgatttgaactttggagttttattttgtgttttttttttttcaccatttttccaaCCCCCCTGGTGTCACGGGGAGTGAAGATCGAAACAAAGATGgcaatgctagcaccgatcgcccgGGGGTAGCAGCAATGTGCAGCAAACCCCCTGTCTTACTCCGTGGGCTCTCctcgtacatttttttttttttctaacactcCATGACAcactaaaataatatatatatatatatatatatatatatatatatatatatctacacacGTCATGGAGCGTTAAGCTTATGCTCAGGAAGCCCGGGCAATGGGACAAATATGGGGCTCGATGGCAAGACCAGGTCATGGAAGCAGTCCAGTCGCTGCAGAATTTCTGCCAAGATGTGGAGGTTCTCCCCGACCTAGATCCCCGACTCCCTCTTAACTTCCAGGAAAGGCGCCACCTGGCGGGGGAACAGCAGCTGTGCAGCTCTAGCAGCGGGAAGAACTAGAGGGTTTGAATCTCCCGCTCGTTCTCCCCCGTGTGACGACGTCAGCAGCAGCGTCAGCCGCCGGCTCTGTGCCCGCTCCCTGTTAGCCGCACGTGAGGGAAGCGCAGCCGCAGCTCTGTCCCTGTGCGGAGGACGAGTGCCGCCCGTACATGGAGCGCGGGGCgagcgtcctcctcctccggctgtAGAATAGTACAGAGTGTGACAGCGCAGACACATAGCGGTGCAGAGGagagtacaggatcagtacagtatagagtgtGTGTGcggtgtaccggggagacacccgGGGCTGCAGCTCTGTCAGGAGGgggtgggtggctcttagaagagcctttgtgtGTAGCGGGGATCGGGTGCTGGAGCAGCGGCGGCGGCGCTCACTTGCTCTTGGCGGGCTTGCTGCTCTCGGTCTTCTTGGGCAGCAGCACGGCCTGGATGTTGGGCAGGACGCCTCCCTGGGCGATGGTGACTCCTCCCAGCAGCTTGTTGAGCTCCTCGTCGTTGCGCACGGCCAGCTGCAGGTGTCGGGGGATGATGCGGGTCTTCTTGTTGTCCCGGGCGGCGTTGCCGGCCAGCTCGAGGATCTCAGCGGTGAGGTACTCGAGCACGGCGGCCAGGTAGACTGGAGCGCCGGCCCCCACTCTCTCGGCGTAGTTGCCCTTGCGGAGGAGCCTGTGCACACGACCGACGGGGAACTGCAGGCCGGCCCGGGATGAGCGGGTCTTGGCCTTAGCGCGGACCTTTCCTCCTTGTTTGCCACGTCCAGACATGATGCTAGAGATTCAGTACGACTGATGCCGCTCAGCCGCCTCCTGCCGCCTCTTATACCTTCCCGCCCGCTCCTCACTCTCCGTCATTGGCCGGATTGACATCCCACCAATAGAGGCGCGGCTCATAGACTCACCAACCAGCATTAGGAGGCGTGGTTCAGCAGTGAACACGCAGATGACACGACTCGCTCCTCCAATAGCAGGGCGAGCAGCCGGCGTCGCTCCTTTGCATAGCCCGGCTATAAATACCGCGGCGCGGGGAGGTGCGGGACATTGTTCTCCGTGTCTCGGATAATAATAACCGCTGCATCATGCCTGATCCCGCCAAGTCCGCCCCAGCGCCCAAGAAGGGCTCCAAGAAAGCCGTCACCAAGGCCCAGAAGAAGGACGGCAAGAAGCGCAAGAGGTCCAGGAAGG includes:
- the LOC140116938 gene encoding histone H2A type 1-like produces the protein MSGRGKQGGKVRAKAKTRSSRAGLQFPVGRVHRLLRKGNYAERVGAGAPVYLAAVLEYLTAEILELAGNAARDNKKTRIIPRHLQLAVRNDEELNKLLGGVTIAQGGVLPNIQAVLLPKKTESSKPAKSK